From one Macaca nemestrina isolate mMacNem1 chromosome 3, mMacNem.hap1, whole genome shotgun sequence genomic stretch:
- the LOC105466628 gene encoding N(4)-(beta-N-acetylglucosaminyl)-L-asparaginase isoform X2: MARKSKLLLLLVPLLLCQALVRCSSPLPLVLNTWPFKNATEAAWRALSSGGSALDAVESGCAMCETEQCDGSVGFGGSPDELGETTLDAMIMEGTTMDVGAVGDLRRIKNAIGVARKVLEHTTHTLLVGESATKFAESMGFVNEDLSTSASQALHSDWLARNCQPNYWRNVVPDPSKYCGPYKPLGILKQDIPIHKETEDNRGHDTIGMVVIHKTGRIAAGTSTNGIKFKIHGRVGDSPVPGAGAYADDTAGAAAATGDGDILMRFLPSYQAVEYMRGGEDPTIACQKVISRIQKYFPEFFGAVICANVTGSYGLF; the protein is encoded by the exons ATGGCGCGGAAGTCGAAATTGCTTCTGCTTCTCGTGCCGCTTCTGCTCTGCCAGGCCCTAGTGCGCTGCTCCAGCCCTCTGCCCCTGGTCCTCAACACTTGGCCTTTTAAGAATGCAACCGAAGCAG CGTGGAGGGCATTATCATCTGGAGGCTCTGCCCTGGATGCGGTGGAGAGCGGCTGTGCCATGTGTGAGACAGAGCAGTGTGACGGCTCTGTAGGCTTTGGAGGAAGTCCTGATGAACTTGGAGAAACCACATTAGATGCCATGATCATGGAGGG CACTACTATGGATGTAGGAGCAGTAGGAGATCTTAGACGAATTAAAAATGCTATTGGTGTGGCACGGAAAGTACTGgaacatacaacacacacacttTTAGTAGGAGAGTCAG CCACCAAATTTGCCGAAAGTATGGGGTTTGTCAATGAAGATTTATCTACCAGTGCTTCTCAAGCTCTTCATTCAGATTGGCTTGCTCGGAATTGCCAGCCAAATTATTGGAGG AATGTTGTACCAGATCCCTCAAAATACTGCGGACCCTACAAACCACTTGGTATCTTAAAGCAGGATATTCCTATCcataaagaaacagaagataatCGTGGTCATGACACTATTG gCATGGTTGTAATCCATAAGACAGGACGTATCGCTGCTGGTACATCTACAAATggtataaaattcaaaatacatgG CCGTGTAGGAGACTCACCAGTACCTGGAGCTGGAGCCTATGCTGACGATACTGCAGGGGCAGCCGCCGCCACTGGGGATGGCGATATATTGATGCGCTTCCTACCAAG CTACCAAGCTGTAGAATACATGAGAGGAGGAGAAGATCCAACCATAGCTTGCCAAAAAGTGATTTCAAGAATCCAGAAGTATTTTCCAGAATTCTTTGGGGCTGTTATATGTGCCAATGTGACTGGAAGTTATG
- the LOC105466628 gene encoding N(4)-(beta-N-acetylglucosaminyl)-L-asparaginase isoform X1 gives MARKSKLLLLLVPLLLCQALVRCSSPLPLVLNTWPFKNATEAAWRALSSGGSALDAVESGCAMCETEQCDGSVGFGGSPDELGETTLDAMIMEGTTMDVGAVGDLRRIKNAIGVARKVLEHTTHTLLVGESATKFAESMGFVNEDLSTSASQALHSDWLARNCQPNYWRNVVPDPSKYCGPYKPLGILKQDIPIHKETEDNRGHDTIGMVVIHKTGRIAAGTSTNGIKFKIHGRVGDSPVPGAGAYADDTAGAAAATGDGDILMRFLPSYQAVEYMRGGEDPTIACQKVISRIQKYFPEFFGAVICANVTGSYGAACNKLSTFTQFSFMVYNSEKNQPTEEKVDCI, from the exons ATGGCGCGGAAGTCGAAATTGCTTCTGCTTCTCGTGCCGCTTCTGCTCTGCCAGGCCCTAGTGCGCTGCTCCAGCCCTCTGCCCCTGGTCCTCAACACTTGGCCTTTTAAGAATGCAACCGAAGCAG CGTGGAGGGCATTATCATCTGGAGGCTCTGCCCTGGATGCGGTGGAGAGCGGCTGTGCCATGTGTGAGACAGAGCAGTGTGACGGCTCTGTAGGCTTTGGAGGAAGTCCTGATGAACTTGGAGAAACCACATTAGATGCCATGATCATGGAGGG CACTACTATGGATGTAGGAGCAGTAGGAGATCTTAGACGAATTAAAAATGCTATTGGTGTGGCACGGAAAGTACTGgaacatacaacacacacacttTTAGTAGGAGAGTCAG CCACCAAATTTGCCGAAAGTATGGGGTTTGTCAATGAAGATTTATCTACCAGTGCTTCTCAAGCTCTTCATTCAGATTGGCTTGCTCGGAATTGCCAGCCAAATTATTGGAGG AATGTTGTACCAGATCCCTCAAAATACTGCGGACCCTACAAACCACTTGGTATCTTAAAGCAGGATATTCCTATCcataaagaaacagaagataatCGTGGTCATGACACTATTG gCATGGTTGTAATCCATAAGACAGGACGTATCGCTGCTGGTACATCTACAAATggtataaaattcaaaatacatgG CCGTGTAGGAGACTCACCAGTACCTGGAGCTGGAGCCTATGCTGACGATACTGCAGGGGCAGCCGCCGCCACTGGGGATGGCGATATATTGATGCGCTTCCTACCAAG CTACCAAGCTGTAGAATACATGAGAGGAGGAGAAGATCCAACCATAGCTTGCCAAAAAGTGATTTCAAGAATCCAGAAGTATTTTCCAGAATTCTTTGGGGCTGTTATATGTGCCAATGTGACTGGAAGTTATG GTGCTGCTTGTAATAAACTTTCAACATTTACTCAGTTTAGTTTCATGGtttataattctgaaaaaaatcagCCAACTGAGGAAAAAGTGGACTGCATCTAG